From Luteococcus japonicus, one genomic window encodes:
- a CDS encoding GH32 C-terminal domain-containing protein, which produces MHKFTRSLLALGCAATCLGAALPASAQQGDITEPYRPGYHFTPDRNWMNDPNGLVFHKGTYHLFFQHNPFGNSWGNMSWGHATSTDLVNWKQQPVAIQQTKNADGVSTEDIFSGSVVVDKTNSTGFGTRKNPPLVAIYTSAYTAADSERPNTQAQSLAYSLDDGRTWTKYQGNPVLEAGADDFRDPKVFRYDGPAGSYWVMAVVRANKHIVQLYRSDDLRTWSHLSDFGPANAVGGQWECPDLFPMKVKGTNQTKWLMLVNINPGGVNGGSAGQYFVGDFDGRTFTANNVVKDVPSPTGNMLADFEGDLDGWIPANEPVAAEDGPWGTAPVAGSIGGQQTVTGFEGRGYVNGFHGGDGPTGTLTSPEFTVDTSHLNFLIGGGNHPRVEGTQLENTPPAGSLLFDGFEYAGTSSLSDHGWTLSGDLVAGRNPSTNGGSNVIGNGRINTWEGGAKGDDNVGDLTSPEFTIDQDWISFLVGGGRRDDGSLAVELLVDGTVVRTSTGKDDGTLNWQSWKVDDLRGRTAQLRVHDAATGGWGHLTLDHVVMGPEKAQQVSNEVSANLVVDGRAVRSATGKDSESLDWQSWDVTDLAGKKARVQLVDNNRDGWGHLLFDSLMASDAPARSRLTAYDWLDWGRDDYATVTFSNVPGNKVVSLGWMNNWDYAGVSPTPTWRSANTLPRELSLVQTAQGPKLSSQPVKQLRTLQGRPVLKNARITVDGRKVLPATGDMVRVDATIEPGKASAAGIDVLASGSERTRIGYDKATGEMYVDRTRSGRTDFSSRFASVDRAPVQLRKGKLELTIYVDRSSVEVFAQDGTRTITDTVYPSAGSDDIAVWSEGGTAKVSKLTVTPMKPMDSRRPS; this is translated from the coding sequence ATGCACAAGTTCACACGCTCCCTGCTCGCACTCGGCTGTGCGGCAACTTGTCTCGGCGCGGCTCTCCCCGCGTCGGCCCAGCAGGGAGACATCACCGAGCCCTACCGGCCCGGCTACCACTTCACGCCCGACCGAAATTGGATGAACGATCCGAATGGACTCGTCTTCCACAAGGGCACCTATCACCTGTTCTTCCAGCACAATCCCTTTGGCAATTCCTGGGGCAACATGAGCTGGGGACACGCCACGTCCACTGACCTGGTGAACTGGAAGCAGCAGCCGGTCGCCATCCAGCAGACCAAGAATGCCGACGGTGTCAGCACCGAGGACATCTTCTCCGGCTCCGTCGTGGTGGACAAGACGAACTCGACGGGCTTCGGCACGCGGAAGAACCCACCCCTGGTGGCCATCTACACCTCGGCCTACACCGCTGCGGATTCCGAACGTCCCAACACCCAGGCCCAGTCCCTGGCCTACAGCCTCGACGACGGCCGTACCTGGACCAAGTACCAGGGAAATCCCGTCCTGGAGGCGGGGGCGGATGACTTCCGTGACCCGAAGGTCTTCCGGTACGACGGCCCGGCCGGCAGCTACTGGGTGATGGCCGTGGTGCGAGCCAACAAGCACATCGTGCAGCTCTACCGCAGCGATGACCTGCGGACCTGGAGTCACCTGTCGGACTTCGGCCCCGCAAACGCGGTGGGTGGGCAGTGGGAGTGCCCGGACCTGTTCCCGATGAAGGTCAAGGGGACCAACCAGACCAAGTGGTTGATGTTGGTCAACATCAACCCCGGCGGTGTCAATGGGGGCAGCGCTGGACAGTACTTCGTCGGTGACTTCGACGGACGCACCTTCACCGCGAACAATGTCGTCAAGGATGTCCCGAGCCCCACAGGCAACATGCTGGCCGACTTCGAGGGAGACCTGGACGGTTGGATCCCGGCAAACGAGCCCGTCGCCGCCGAGGACGGGCCTTGGGGCACGGCCCCCGTCGCCGGCTCCATCGGAGGGCAGCAGACCGTGACCGGTTTCGAGGGCCGTGGCTACGTGAACGGTTTCCACGGCGGGGACGGCCCGACGGGCACCCTGACGTCGCCGGAGTTCACCGTCGACACGTCACACCTGAACTTCTTGATCGGTGGCGGGAACCATCCCCGTGTGGAGGGAACACAGTTGGAGAACACGCCTCCGGCAGGAAGCCTGCTCTTCGATGGCTTCGAGTATGCCGGCACGAGCTCCCTGTCAGACCACGGCTGGACCCTGTCCGGGGACCTGGTTGCGGGCCGCAATCCTTCCACCAATGGTGGGTCCAATGTCATCGGCAATGGCCGGATCAACACCTGGGAAGGCGGTGCGAAGGGCGATGACAATGTCGGTGACCTCACCTCGCCCGAGTTCACGATCGACCAGGACTGGATCAGTTTCCTGGTGGGTGGCGGACGACGCGACGACGGTTCGCTGGCCGTCGAGCTGCTCGTGGATGGCACGGTGGTGCGTACCTCCACGGGCAAGGATGACGGCACCCTCAACTGGCAGTCCTGGAAGGTCGACGACCTGCGCGGGCGCACCGCCCAACTGCGGGTCCACGATGCGGCGACCGGGGGCTGGGGCCACCTGACACTGGACCACGTGGTGATGGGCCCCGAGAAGGCACAACAGGTCAGCAATGAGGTGTCGGCCAACCTCGTCGTGGACGGGAGGGCGGTGCGCAGCGCCACCGGCAAGGACTCCGAGTCCCTGGACTGGCAGAGCTGGGACGTCACGGACCTGGCCGGCAAGAAGGCACGGGTGCAGCTCGTCGACAACAATCGCGACGGGTGGGGCCACCTGCTCTTTGATTCGTTGATGGCCTCGGACGCCCCCGCACGCAGCAGGTTGACGGCCTATGACTGGCTGGACTGGGGCCGCGACGACTACGCCACGGTCACCTTCTCCAATGTGCCGGGCAACAAGGTCGTGAGCCTCGGCTGGATGAACAACTGGGACTATGCCGGCGTCAGCCCCACTCCCACCTGGCGCAGCGCCAACACCCTGCCGCGCGAACTGAGCCTGGTGCAGACCGCGCAAGGTCCCAAGCTCTCGAGCCAGCCGGTGAAGCAACTCAGGACCCTGCAGGGGCGCCCGGTTCTCAAGAACGCCCGGATCACGGTGGACGGCCGCAAGGTCCTTCCCGCCACGGGTGACATGGTGCGTGTCGACGCCACGATCGAGCCGGGCAAGGCTTCCGCGGCAGGAATCGATGTCCTGGCCTCGGGTTCCGAACGGACCCGGATTGGCTATGACAAGGCCACGGGCGAGATGTACGTCGACCGGACCCGCTCGGGCAGGACGGACTTCTCGTCGCGCTTCGCCTCTGTCGACAGGGCACCGGTCCAGCTGCGCAAGGGCAAGCTGGAGCTGACCATCTACGTCGATCGTTCCAGCGTGGAGGTCTTTGCCCAGGACGGCACACGAACCATCACTGACACCGTCTACCCGAGCGCGGGCTCGGATGACATCGCGGTGTGGTCCGAGGGCGGAACAGCGAAGGTGTCGAAGCTCACCGTGACGCCCATGAAGCCGATGGACTCCCGTCGCCCCAGCTGA
- the glsA gene encoding glutaminase A → MDDLTGYLADVHRRVLPFTDGEVASYIPALAEADPEPFGIAIATVDGQLHEAGDSRTQFSLQSVSKPFTYALALQEAGFEAVDAAIDVEPSGEAYNMISLQDETGHPDNALINAGAIAATSLLPHKGRMSRLLRFYSSLAGRQLHADASIAMEEVENGHRNLAMAHLMRSFDVLGDDPVETTRDYCAACATMITAADLAWMAATLANSGRQPTTGEQLVEPLVVQRVLSVMTMSGMYDEAGWWMVRVGLPGKSGVGGGLIAVAPGQLGLAAFSPRLNEHGSSVRGVRTCEVVSRELDLHVMGSRR, encoded by the coding sequence ATGGACGACCTGACCGGTTACCTGGCCGACGTGCACCGCCGGGTGCTGCCCTTCACCGATGGCGAGGTGGCCTCCTACATTCCGGCCCTCGCGGAGGCGGACCCCGAGCCCTTCGGCATCGCCATCGCCACGGTCGACGGGCAGCTGCACGAGGCGGGCGATTCTCGCACCCAGTTCTCGCTGCAGTCGGTCTCCAAGCCGTTCACCTACGCGCTTGCCCTGCAGGAGGCCGGCTTCGAGGCCGTCGACGCCGCCATCGACGTGGAGCCCTCCGGCGAGGCCTACAACATGATCTCCCTCCAGGACGAGACCGGGCACCCGGACAATGCCCTGATCAATGCCGGCGCCATTGCCGCGACGAGCCTGCTGCCCCACAAGGGCCGCATGTCCCGACTGTTGCGCTTCTACTCGTCGCTGGCAGGCCGGCAGCTGCACGCCGACGCGTCGATCGCCATGGAGGAGGTCGAGAACGGCCACCGCAACTTGGCCATGGCCCACCTGATGCGTTCCTTCGACGTCCTGGGCGACGACCCGGTGGAGACAACCCGCGACTACTGCGCCGCCTGCGCGACGATGATCACCGCCGCGGACCTGGCGTGGATGGCGGCCACCCTGGCCAATTCCGGACGCCAGCCCACCACCGGCGAGCAACTCGTGGAACCACTGGTGGTGCAGCGCGTCCTGTCCGTGATGACCATGTCTGGCATGTACGACGAGGCCGGCTGGTGGATGGTCAGGGTCGGGCTGCCGGGCAAGTCGGGTGTCGGCGGTGGACTGATCGCCGTCGCCCCCGGTCAGTTGGGGCTCGCCGCCTTCTCCCCGCGCCTCAACGAGCACGGCTCCAGTGTCCGCGGGGTGCGCACCTGCGAGGTCGTCAGCAGGGAGCTGGACCTGCACGTCATGGGGTCACGCCGCTGA